The Dehalococcoidia bacterium genome has a segment encoding these proteins:
- a CDS encoding 4Fe-4S dicluster domain-containing protein — MARYGMVIDLERCQGCRACMEACKVENNTPQAAFWMYVFRFEEGEFPNTKIRFLPRPCQHCDNAPCVKVCPVGARYKRQDGIVATDWERCIGCRYCQVACPYGVNNFNWKAPEKNQYLDWKDKDIQTASNGAVPPYDNPDLDKPYGPERRKIAGSGHAKGVIEKCTFCVQRTDGGSGTTACANICPASAIHFGDLDDPNSKVSQLIKSRRAFRLLEEWNTEPRVYYLGEPPSVKVREIEKVKAKV; from the coding sequence ATGGCTAGATACGGAATGGTCATTGACCTGGAGCGGTGCCAGGGGTGCCGCGCCTGCATGGAGGCGTGCAAAGTCGAGAACAACACGCCGCAGGCTGCTTTCTGGATGTACGTCTTCCGCTTTGAAGAGGGCGAGTTCCCGAATACAAAGATCCGCTTCCTGCCGCGGCCCTGCCAGCATTGCGACAACGCGCCTTGCGTGAAGGTGTGCCCGGTGGGCGCGCGCTACAAGCGGCAAGACGGTATCGTTGCGACTGACTGGGAACGGTGCATCGGGTGCCGCTATTGTCAAGTGGCCTGCCCGTACGGAGTCAACAACTTCAACTGGAAGGCCCCGGAGAAGAACCAATATCTGGACTGGAAAGACAAAGACATTCAAACGGCGTCCAACGGCGCCGTGCCCCCCTACGACAACCCTGACCTGGACAAGCCCTACGGGCCTGAACGCAGGAAGATAGCGGGGTCCGGACACGCCAAGGGCGTGATAGAAAAGTGCACGTTCTGTGTGCAGCGAACTGACGGGGGTTCGGGAACGACGGCGTGCGCCAACATCTGCCCCGCCTCCGCCATCCACTTCGGCGACCTGGACGACCCGAACAGCAAGGTATCCCAGCTCATCAAGAGTCGCCGTGCTTTCCGTCTGCTGGAAGAGTGGAACACAGAGCCGCGTGTGTACTATCTTGGGGAGCCGCCCAGCGTCAAGGTCCGTGAGATCGAAAAGGTGAAAGCGAAGGTGTAG